From Streptomyces sp. CMB-StM0423, a single genomic window includes:
- a CDS encoding hydroxymethylglutaryl-CoA lyase: MTPQPLPMRVPAAGLPARVRIHEVGPRDGLQNEKATVPTDVKAAFVHRLAAAGLTTVEATSFVHPKWVPQLADAEDLYPRLAGLTAKGAVDLPVLVPNIRGLERATTLGARRVAVFASATETFARRNLNRTVDESLEMFAPVVAQAKNDGLHVRGYLSMCFGDPWEGQVPLPQVVRTARALAGMGCDELSLGDTIGVATPGHVTALLDALAEDGIPVDRLGVHFHDTYGQALANTLAALQHGVTTVDASAGGLGGCPFARSATGNLATEDLVWMLQGLGVETGVDLDALVATSVWMADRLGRPSPSRTVTALSHKE; encoded by the coding sequence ATGACACCCCAGCCCCTCCCCATGCGCGTGCCCGCCGCCGGGCTGCCCGCCCGGGTCCGTATCCACGAAGTCGGCCCCCGCGACGGCCTCCAGAACGAGAAGGCCACCGTCCCCACCGACGTCAAGGCCGCGTTCGTGCACCGCCTCGCCGCCGCCGGTCTCACCACCGTCGAGGCGACCAGCTTCGTGCACCCCAAGTGGGTCCCCCAGCTCGCCGACGCCGAGGACCTGTACCCCCGCCTCGCCGGCCTCACCGCCAAAGGCGCCGTCGACCTCCCCGTCCTCGTCCCCAACATCCGCGGCCTGGAGCGCGCCACCACCCTCGGTGCCCGCCGCGTCGCCGTCTTCGCCAGCGCCACCGAGACCTTCGCCCGCCGCAACCTCAACCGCACCGTGGACGAGTCGCTTGAGATGTTCGCTCCCGTCGTCGCGCAGGCCAAGAACGACGGCCTGCACGTCCGCGGCTATCTCTCGATGTGCTTCGGCGACCCGTGGGAGGGCCAGGTCCCCCTCCCCCAGGTGGTACGGACCGCCCGCGCGCTCGCCGGCATGGGCTGCGACGAGCTGAGCCTCGGCGACACCATCGGCGTCGCCACCCCCGGCCACGTCACCGCGCTGCTCGACGCCCTCGCCGAGGACGGCATCCCCGTCGACCGCCTCGGCGTCCACTTCCACGACACGTACGGCCAGGCCCTGGCCAACACCCTCGCCGCGCTGCAGCACGGCGTCACCACCGTCGACGCCTCCGCAGGCGGTCTCGGCGGCTGCCCGTTCGCCAGGAGCGCGACCGGCAACCTCGCCACCGAAGACCTCGTGTGGATGCTGCAGGGGCTCGGCGTCGAGACCGGCGTCGACCTCGACGCGCTCGTCGCCACCAGCGTCTGGATGGCCGACCGCCTCGGCCGCCCGAGCCCGTCCCGCACCGTGACCGCCCTCTCCCACAAGGAGTGA
- a CDS encoding acetyl/propionyl/methylcrotonyl-CoA carboxylase subunit alpha, translating to MFETVLLANRGEIAVRVIRTLRALGIRSAAVFTDADADARHVREADTAVRIESYLSAGELLRAARETGAEAVHPGYGFLAENAEFARACTAAGLVFVGPPADAIELMGDKIRAKETVRAAGVPVVPGSTGSGLSDAELAAAARKIGMPVLLKPSAGGGGKGMRLVRDEGALADEIAGARREARGSFGDDTLLVERWIDRPRHIEIQVLADGHGNVVHLAERECSLQRRHQKIVEEAPSPLLDEATRAAMGAAAVEAARSCGYAGAGTVEFIVPGGGGGPVAYYFMEMNTRLQVEHPVTELVTGLDLVEWQLRVAAGEQLTFTSADVPLKGHAVEARIYAETARVAEGGERVDFLPSAGRVRLLREPSGPGVRVDSGLLEGTEVGTAYDPMLAKVVAWGPDRDAALRRLRAALAETVVLGLDTNTGFLRRLLAHPAVASGDLDTGLVDRTGASLAAAPVPPEAYAAAALLAQSALESASRRATGPAGWTDPFADPSGWRPGGPPAWTTRWFRGAGRDPVEVRVRGLTSAAEICTGATPRTPHAATPQTPDRAFGASPGIPGGSVDAAPGAASVSAPAGGEAEGEGAQARGGAGAEPRGGSRGRSPRVSGRGGVGEHPLRAARLAHADDSSVTFELDGVTHRFSIAASPGGIWLGRDGDVWHLLDHDPVEAALRGGALVAGADALTAPMPGTVTVVKAAVGDRVAAGQSLLVVEAMKMEHVIAAPHAGTVAELDVVAGGTVAMDQVLALVVPDDGQDDGQSDGQSDGQEDPR from the coding sequence ATGTTCGAGACGGTGCTGCTGGCCAACCGGGGTGAGATCGCGGTACGGGTCATCCGTACGCTGCGGGCGCTCGGCATCCGCTCCGCGGCGGTCTTCACCGACGCGGACGCGGACGCGCGGCACGTCCGCGAGGCGGACACGGCCGTGCGGATCGAGAGCTATCTGTCGGCCGGCGAACTGCTGCGCGCGGCGCGCGAGACGGGCGCGGAGGCGGTGCACCCGGGGTACGGGTTCCTCGCCGAGAACGCGGAGTTCGCGCGGGCCTGCACGGCGGCGGGGCTGGTCTTCGTCGGCCCGCCGGCGGACGCGATCGAGCTGATGGGCGACAAGATCCGCGCGAAGGAGACGGTACGGGCGGCGGGCGTGCCGGTGGTGCCGGGCTCGACGGGCAGCGGCCTGTCGGACGCGGAACTGGCGGCGGCGGCGCGGAAGATCGGTATGCCGGTGCTGCTGAAGCCCTCGGCGGGCGGCGGCGGCAAGGGCATGCGGCTCGTACGGGACGAGGGCGCGCTGGCGGATGAGATCGCGGGAGCGCGGCGCGAGGCGCGGGGCTCGTTCGGCGACGACACGCTGCTGGTGGAGCGGTGGATCGACCGGCCGCGGCACATCGAGATCCAGGTGCTGGCGGACGGCCACGGGAACGTGGTGCACCTCGCGGAGCGGGAGTGCTCGCTGCAGCGCCGGCATCAGAAGATCGTCGAGGAGGCGCCGTCGCCGCTGCTGGACGAGGCGACGCGGGCGGCGATGGGCGCGGCGGCGGTGGAGGCGGCGCGGTCGTGCGGATATGCGGGCGCGGGGACGGTGGAGTTCATCGTGCCGGGCGGCGGCGGGGGCCCGGTCGCGTACTACTTCATGGAGATGAACACACGGCTGCAGGTCGAGCATCCGGTCACGGAGCTGGTGACGGGGCTCGACCTGGTGGAGTGGCAGCTCCGGGTGGCCGCCGGGGAGCAACTGACCTTCACGTCCGCGGATGTGCCGCTGAAGGGGCACGCGGTGGAGGCGCGGATCTACGCGGAGACGGCGCGGGTGGCGGAGGGCGGCGAGCGGGTCGACTTCCTGCCCTCGGCGGGCCGCGTCCGGCTGCTGCGCGAGCCGTCGGGGCCGGGGGTGCGGGTCGACTCGGGGCTGCTGGAGGGCACGGAGGTCGGCACGGCGTACGACCCGATGCTGGCGAAGGTCGTCGCGTGGGGCCCTGACCGGGACGCGGCGCTGCGGAGGCTGCGGGCGGCGCTGGCGGAGACGGTGGTGCTGGGCCTGGACACCAACACGGGCTTCCTCCGCCGCCTGCTGGCGCACCCGGCGGTGGCGTCGGGCGACCTGGACACGGGCCTGGTGGACCGCACGGGCGCGAGCCTGGCGGCGGCCCCGGTGCCACCGGAGGCGTACGCGGCGGCGGCCCTGCTGGCGCAGTCGGCCCTGGAGTCGGCATCCCGCCGCGCTACGGGCCCGGCGGGCTGGACGGACCCCTTCGCGGACCCGTCGGGCTGGCGCCCGGGCGGCCCCCCGGCCTGGACGACGCGGTGGTTCCGCGGGGCGGGCCGGGACCCGGTGGAGGTACGGGTCCGGGGCCTGACGTCGGCGGCGGAGATCTGCACCGGGGCTACGCCCCGGACCCCGCACGCGGCTACGCCCCAGACCCCGGACCGCGCCTTCGGCGCAAGCCCGGGGATCCCGGGTGGCTCGGTGGACGCGGCACCGGGCGCAGCGTCGGTGTCCGCCCCGGCGGGCGGCGAAGCCGAGGGCGAAGGGGCGCAGGCCCGCGGGGGTGCGGGCGCGGAGCCCCGCGGAGGGTCCCGGGGGCGGAGCCCCCGGGTTTCGGGAAGGGGCGGGGTCGGGGAACACCCCCTTCGCGCCGCCCGCCTCGCGCACGCCGACGACTCCTCCGTCACCTTCGAACTCGACGGTGTCACCCACCGGTTCAGCATCGCCGCCTCCCCCGGCGGGATCTGGCTCGGCCGCGACGGCGACGTCTGGCATCTCCTCGACCACGACCCCGTCGAAGCCGCCCTCCGCGGCGGTGCCCTCGTCGCCGGGGCCGACGCGCTCACCGCGCCCATGCCCGGGACCGTGACCGTCGTCAAGGCCGCCGTGGGCGACCGGGTCGCCGCCGGGCAGAGTCTGCTCGTCGTCGAGGCGATGAAGATGGAGCACGTCATCGCCGCCCCGCACGCCGGCACCGTCGCCGAGCTGGACGTCGTCGCCGGCGGGACCGTGGCCATGGACCAGGTGCTCGCCCTGGTCGTACCGGACGACGGACAGGACGACGGACAGAGCGACGGACAGAGCGACGGACAGGAGGATCCGCGATGA
- a CDS encoding carboxyl transferase domain-containing protein, whose amino-acid sequence MDHAPVLTTAADPAGPAGAAWRTNEAAHRALAAELYDKLAAARAGGGEKARARHTARGKLLPRDRVDGLLDPGSPFLELAPLAADGMYGGAAPAAGVIAGIGRVSGRACVVIANDATVKGGTYYPMTVKKHLRAQEIALENRLPCVYLVDSGGAFLPMQDEVFPDREHFGRIFYNQARMSGAGIPQIAAVLGSCTAGGAYVPAMSDEAVIVRNQGTIFLGGPPLVKAATGEVVTAEELGGGEVHARTSGVTDHLAEDDPHALRIVRGIVDTLPEPGPPPWSVRAAVEPKHDPAGLYGVVPVDSRTPYDVREVIARVVDGSRFQEFKAEYGTTLVTGFARIHGHAVGIVANNGILFSESAQKGAHFIELCDQRGIPLLFLQNISGFMVGRSYEAGGIAKHGAKMVTAVACTRVPKLTVVIGGSYGAGNYSMCGRAYSPRFLWMWPNAKISVMGGEQAASVLATVKRDQLEARGEEWPAAAETEFKAPIREQYETQGNAYYATARLWDDGVIDPLDTRRVLGLALTACAHAPLPARDGAAQGFGVFRM is encoded by the coding sequence GTGGACCACGCACCCGTGCTGACGACCGCCGCGGACCCCGCAGGCCCGGCCGGCGCCGCCTGGCGGACCAACGAGGCGGCGCACCGCGCGCTCGCCGCCGAGCTGTACGACAAGCTCGCCGCCGCCCGCGCCGGCGGCGGCGAGAAGGCCCGCGCCCGGCACACCGCCCGCGGCAAGCTGCTCCCCCGCGACCGCGTCGACGGCCTGCTCGACCCCGGTTCGCCGTTCCTGGAGCTGGCCCCGCTCGCCGCCGACGGGATGTACGGCGGCGCCGCGCCCGCCGCCGGCGTCATCGCCGGCATCGGCCGGGTCAGCGGCCGGGCCTGCGTCGTCATCGCCAACGACGCCACCGTCAAGGGCGGCACGTACTACCCGATGACGGTCAAGAAGCACCTGCGCGCCCAGGAGATCGCCCTGGAGAACCGGCTGCCCTGCGTCTACCTCGTCGACTCCGGCGGCGCCTTCCTGCCCATGCAGGACGAGGTCTTCCCCGACCGCGAGCACTTCGGCCGGATCTTCTACAACCAGGCCCGCATGTCCGGCGCCGGCATCCCGCAGATCGCCGCCGTCCTCGGCTCCTGCACCGCGGGCGGCGCGTACGTCCCGGCGATGAGCGACGAGGCGGTCATCGTCCGCAACCAGGGCACGATCTTCCTCGGCGGCCCGCCCCTGGTGAAGGCCGCCACCGGCGAGGTCGTCACCGCCGAGGAGCTGGGCGGCGGCGAGGTGCACGCGCGCACCTCCGGCGTCACCGACCACCTCGCCGAGGACGACCCGCACGCGCTGCGCATCGTCCGCGGCATCGTCGACACCCTCCCGGAACCCGGCCCGCCACCCTGGTCCGTACGCGCCGCGGTGGAACCCAAGCACGACCCCGCCGGCCTCTACGGCGTCGTGCCGGTCGACTCCCGGACGCCGTACGACGTGCGCGAGGTCATCGCGCGGGTGGTCGACGGCTCGCGCTTCCAGGAGTTCAAGGCCGAGTACGGCACGACGCTGGTCACCGGCTTCGCCCGCATCCACGGCCACGCCGTCGGCATCGTCGCCAACAACGGCATCCTGTTCTCCGAGTCCGCCCAGAAGGGCGCCCACTTCATCGAGCTGTGCGACCAGCGCGGCATCCCGCTGCTGTTCCTGCAGAACATCTCGGGGTTCATGGTCGGCCGCAGCTACGAGGCCGGCGGCATCGCCAAGCACGGCGCCAAGATGGTGACCGCCGTGGCCTGCACCCGGGTGCCGAAGCTGACCGTCGTCATCGGCGGCTCGTACGGCGCCGGGAACTACTCGATGTGCGGCCGGGCCTACTCCCCCCGTTTCCTGTGGATGTGGCCCAACGCGAAGATCTCCGTCATGGGCGGCGAGCAGGCGGCGTCGGTCCTCGCGACCGTCAAGCGCGACCAGTTGGAGGCGCGCGGCGAGGAGTGGCCGGCGGCGGCGGAGACGGAGTTCAAGGCGCCCATCCGGGAGCAGTACGAGACGCAGGGCAACGCCTACTACGCGACCGCCCGCCTCTGGGACGACGGCGTCATCGACCCGCTCGACACCCGCCGGGTGCTCGGGCTCGCGCTGACCGCCTGCGCCCACGCGCCGCTGCCCGCCAGGGACGGCGCCGCGCAGGGCTTCGGCGTCTTCCGGATGTGA
- a CDS encoding SACE_7040 family transcriptional regulator produces the protein MSTEAPAPTRREQILKEAARLFADRGFHGVGVDEIGAAVGISGPGLYRHFAGKDAMLAELLVGISERLLEAGRARAEVRGAGPDAPLDALITGHIDFALDDRPLITLHDRELDRLRDEDRKLVRQLQRQYVELWVDVVREVYPTLTEGAARTAVHAVFGLLNSTPHLGARGTLPDRTATAALLHRLARGAFAAAPQP, from the coding sequence ATGAGCACCGAGGCCCCCGCCCCCACCAGACGTGAGCAGATCCTGAAGGAGGCCGCGCGCCTCTTCGCGGACCGCGGCTTCCACGGGGTCGGCGTGGACGAGATAGGCGCGGCGGTCGGCATCAGCGGACCTGGTCTCTACCGGCACTTCGCGGGCAAGGACGCCATGCTCGCGGAGCTGCTGGTCGGCATCAGCGAGCGGCTGCTGGAGGCCGGCCGCGCGCGGGCGGAGGTGCGCGGGGCCGGCCCGGACGCGCCGCTGGACGCGCTGATCACCGGGCACATCGACTTCGCGCTCGACGACCGCCCGCTGATCACCCTGCACGACCGCGAGCTGGACCGGCTGCGGGACGAGGACCGCAAGCTGGTACGCCAGTTGCAGCGGCAGTACGTCGAGCTGTGGGTCGACGTCGTACGGGAGGTCTACCCGACGCTGACCGAGGGTGCGGCCCGTACCGCGGTGCACGCGGTCTTCGGCCTCCTCAACTCCACCCCCCACCTCGGCGCCCGCGGCACCCTCCCCGACCGCACCGCCACCGCCGCCCTCCTCCACCGCCTGGCCCGCGGCGCCTTCGCGGCGGCCCCGCAGCCGTAG
- a CDS encoding acyl-CoA dehydrogenase family protein translates to MRRTVFNEDHEAFRETIRDFIAAEVVPYYHDWMEAGAVPRELYKKLGELGVFGIEVPEEYGGAGEHSFKFNAVISEECARAGVSFGGSSVHTALCLPYLLKYGSEEQKRRWLPAFVSGDMMTAIAMTEPGTGSDLAGMKTTAKLSGDGTHYVLNGAKTFITGGVQADRVLVCARTAPPAPEDRRGGISILVVDTSSAGYAVGRKLDKLGLKSSDTAELSFTDVKVPVGDLLGEEGQAFTYLTHNLPQERLGIAVGAYAQAAAAVRFAVEYVKERTVFGRTVAEFQNTKFVLADCKAEADAMEAYVDRALEAHDAGDLSVADAAAVKLFCTERAAVVIDKCLQLHGGYGYMNEYPISRLYADTRVTRIYGGTSEVMRSIVAKSMGL, encoded by the coding sequence ATGCGGCGGACGGTGTTCAACGAGGACCACGAGGCGTTCCGCGAGACGATCCGCGACTTCATCGCCGCCGAGGTCGTGCCGTACTACCACGACTGGATGGAGGCCGGCGCCGTCCCCCGCGAGCTGTACAAGAAGCTCGGCGAGCTGGGGGTCTTCGGCATCGAGGTGCCCGAGGAGTACGGCGGGGCCGGGGAGCACAGCTTCAAGTTCAACGCCGTCATCAGCGAGGAGTGCGCCCGCGCCGGCGTCTCCTTCGGCGGCTCCTCCGTCCACACCGCGCTCTGCCTGCCGTACCTGCTCAAGTACGGCAGCGAGGAGCAGAAGCGCCGCTGGCTGCCCGCCTTCGTCTCCGGCGACATGATGACCGCCATCGCCATGACCGAGCCCGGCACGGGCTCCGACCTCGCCGGCATGAAGACCACCGCGAAGCTCTCCGGTGACGGCACGCACTACGTGCTCAACGGCGCCAAGACCTTCATCACCGGCGGCGTCCAGGCCGACCGCGTCCTCGTCTGCGCCCGCACCGCGCCGCCGGCGCCCGAGGACCGCCGCGGCGGCATCTCCATCCTCGTCGTCGACACCTCCTCCGCCGGCTACGCGGTCGGGCGCAAGCTCGACAAGCTGGGGCTGAAGTCCTCCGACACCGCGGAGCTGAGCTTCACCGACGTCAAGGTGCCCGTCGGCGACCTGCTGGGCGAGGAGGGCCAGGCGTTCACGTACCTGACCCACAACCTCCCGCAGGAGCGCCTCGGCATCGCCGTCGGCGCGTACGCCCAGGCCGCCGCGGCCGTGCGGTTCGCGGTGGAGTACGTCAAGGAGCGCACCGTCTTCGGCCGGACGGTGGCGGAGTTCCAGAACACCAAGTTCGTCCTCGCCGACTGCAAGGCCGAGGCCGACGCCATGGAGGCGTACGTCGACCGCGCGCTGGAGGCGCACGACGCGGGCGACCTGAGCGTCGCCGACGCCGCCGCCGTCAAGCTCTTCTGCACCGAGCGCGCGGCCGTCGTCATCGACAAGTGCCTGCAACTGCACGGCGGCTACGGCTACATGAACGAGTACCCCATCTCCCGCCTCTACGCCGACACCCGCGTCACCCGCATCTACGGCGGCACCAGCGAGGTCATGCGCTCCATCGTCGCCAAGTCGATGGGCCTGTAG
- a CDS encoding acyl-CoA thioesterase, whose translation MDDAALTALVDLLDLEQIEQDIYRGHSRAAVVPRVFGGQVAAQALVAAGRTVPADRPPHSLHAYFLRPGDPGAPLVYTVDRIRDGRSFTTRRVVAVQHGQPIFNLSASFQLHEEGLEHQVPMPPAPDPETLPTAEEAMPRYAVNFLDPALARRLLEARAAVDLRYAEPPPWGGEAGVPREPRSQVWFRTNGKLAGAIDTPLLHVCLMTYVSDMTLLDSVLLAHGRGGWAVGDVVGASLDHAMWFHRPFRADEWLLYDQESPTSQGGRGLSTGRIFTRDGRLAASVIQEGVIRVPRT comes from the coding sequence ATGGACGACGCCGCACTCACCGCACTGGTCGACCTGCTGGACCTGGAGCAGATCGAGCAGGACATCTACCGCGGCCACTCCCGCGCCGCCGTCGTCCCGCGCGTCTTCGGCGGGCAGGTCGCCGCGCAGGCGCTGGTCGCCGCAGGCCGCACCGTGCCCGCCGACCGGCCGCCGCACTCGCTGCACGCCTACTTCCTGCGCCCCGGCGACCCCGGCGCGCCCCTCGTCTACACCGTCGACCGCATCCGCGACGGCCGCTCCTTCACCACCCGCCGCGTGGTCGCCGTCCAGCACGGCCAGCCGATCTTCAACCTGTCGGCGTCGTTCCAGCTCCACGAGGAGGGCCTGGAGCACCAGGTGCCCATGCCGCCGGCGCCCGACCCCGAGACGCTGCCCACCGCCGAGGAGGCGATGCCGCGTTACGCGGTCAACTTCCTCGACCCCGCCCTCGCGCGCCGGCTGCTGGAGGCGCGCGCGGCGGTCGACCTGCGGTACGCCGAGCCGCCGCCGTGGGGCGGCGAGGCCGGGGTGCCGCGGGAGCCGCGCTCGCAGGTGTGGTTCCGTACGAACGGCAAGCTCGCCGGCGCCATCGACACCCCGCTGCTGCACGTCTGCCTGATGACGTACGTCTCGGACATGACCCTGCTCGACTCCGTGCTGCTGGCGCACGGCCGCGGCGGCTGGGCCGTCGGCGACGTCGTGGGCGCGAGCCTGGACCACGCGATGTGGTTCCACCGGCCGTTCCGGGCGGACGAGTGGCTGCTGTACGACCAGGAGTCGCCGACGTCGCAGGGCGGGCGGGGGCTGAGTACGGGGCGGATCTTCACCCGCGACGGGCGGCTGGCGGCGTCGGTGATCCAGGAGGGCGTGATCCGCGTCCCGCGGACCTGA
- a CDS encoding phosphatase, with product MALMSLPDAPSRPALADHLVRTRIAGDVATPREGNLRHYRELSQGNLRFWLGLDLGDRWTDERDVLAVMAERVGVVADPAHTQGQDRIDPELTVDGLDRMAAELRKAAEGRQRVLLATGHPGGLLEVHSRTAAALRAAGCDIVTVPPGLRTGEGDDGTYGNVQQFCDVAVLERGATLWHTHAPQPVRQILDALERAGEPLPDLVVADHGWAGGAAQRGVHAVGYADCNDPALFLGEAEGTLAVAVPMDDHVTDPGAYALMTAYLLEAAGLELP from the coding sequence ATGGCCCTCATGTCCCTGCCTGACGCACCCAGCCGCCCCGCCCTCGCCGACCACCTCGTACGCACCCGGATCGCGGGCGACGTCGCCACGCCCCGCGAGGGGAACCTGCGCCACTACCGCGAGCTCAGCCAGGGCAACCTGCGCTTCTGGCTCGGCCTCGACCTCGGCGACCGCTGGACCGACGAGCGGGACGTGCTGGCCGTCATGGCCGAGCGCGTCGGCGTCGTCGCCGACCCCGCGCACACCCAGGGCCAGGACCGGATCGACCCCGAGCTGACCGTGGACGGCCTGGACCGGATGGCGGCCGAGCTGCGCAAGGCCGCCGAGGGCCGGCAGCGGGTGCTGCTGGCGACGGGCCACCCCGGCGGGCTGCTGGAGGTGCACAGCAGGACGGCGGCGGCGCTGCGCGCGGCGGGCTGCGACATCGTCACCGTGCCGCCGGGGCTGCGGACGGGCGAGGGCGACGACGGGACGTACGGCAACGTCCAGCAGTTCTGCGACGTGGCCGTGCTGGAGCGGGGCGCGACGCTGTGGCACACGCACGCGCCGCAGCCGGTGCGGCAGATCCTCGACGCGCTGGAGCGGGCCGGCGAGCCGCTGCCCGACCTGGTGGTCGCCGACCACGGCTGGGCGGGCGGCGCGGCGCAGCGCGGCGTGCACGCAGTGGGCTACGCGGACTGCAACGACCCGGCGCTGTTCCTCGGCGAGGCGGAGGGCACGCTCGCGGTGGCGGTGCCGATGGACGACCACGTCACGGATCCGGGGGCGTACGCGCTGATGACGGCGTACCTGCTGGAGGCGGCGGGGCTGGAGCTGCCGTAG
- the speB gene encoding agmatinase, which translates to MSSTGTPRGPVDSSRVPRYAGPATFARLPRLDQVARTDVAVVGVPFDSGVSYRPGARFGGNAIREASRLLRPYNPAQDAAPFTLAQVADAGDIAVNPFDIGEAVATVEGAADELLATGARLMTLGGDHTIALPLLRAVARRHGPVALLHFDAHLDTWDTYFGAAYTHGTPFRRAVEEGVVDTAALSHVGIRGPLYGRKDLDDDEKLGFGIVTSADVMRRGVDEVTDQLRQRIGDRPLYVSVDIDVLDPAHAPGTGTPEAGGLTSRELLEILRGLAGCRLVSADLVEVAPAYDHAEITSVAASHTAYELTTLMARQIAAERDAG; encoded by the coding sequence ATGAGCAGCACCGGCACCCCTCGCGGCCCCGTCGACTCCTCCCGCGTCCCGCGCTACGCGGGCCCCGCCACCTTCGCGCGGCTGCCCCGCCTGGACCAGGTGGCGCGTACGGACGTCGCCGTCGTCGGCGTCCCCTTCGACAGCGGCGTCTCCTACCGTCCCGGCGCCCGCTTCGGCGGCAACGCGATCCGCGAGGCGTCCCGGCTGCTGCGGCCGTACAACCCGGCGCAGGACGCCGCGCCCTTCACGCTGGCCCAGGTCGCGGACGCGGGCGACATCGCCGTCAACCCGTTCGACATCGGCGAGGCGGTGGCCACCGTCGAGGGCGCGGCGGACGAACTGCTCGCCACCGGCGCCCGGCTGATGACGCTGGGCGGCGACCACACCATCGCGCTGCCGCTGCTGCGGGCCGTCGCCCGCCGGCACGGGCCGGTCGCGCTGCTGCACTTCGACGCGCACCTGGACACCTGGGACACCTACTTCGGCGCCGCGTACACCCACGGCACGCCGTTCCGGCGCGCGGTGGAGGAGGGCGTGGTCGACACCGCGGCGCTCTCGCACGTCGGCATCCGCGGGCCGCTCTACGGGCGCAAGGACCTGGACGACGACGAGAAGCTGGGCTTCGGCATCGTCACCTCGGCGGACGTGATGCGCCGCGGCGTGGACGAGGTCACCGACCAGTTGCGGCAGCGGATCGGGGACCGGCCGCTGTACGTGTCCGTCGACATCGACGTCCTGGACCCGGCGCACGCCCCGGGCACCGGCACCCCGGAGGCCGGCGGGCTCACTTCGCGCGAGCTGCTGGAGATCCTGCGCGGGCTGGCGGGCTGCCGGCTGGTCTCCGCGGACCTGGTGGAGGTGGCGCCGGCGTACGACCACGCCGAGATCACGTCGGTGGCGGCGTCCCACACGGCGTACGAGCTGACGACGCTGATGGCGCGGCAGATCGCCGCTGAGCGGGACGCGGGCTAG
- a CDS encoding helix-turn-helix domain-containing protein, which translates to MSASPEQTSSVRRALSQQHGGPTVLRILLGTHLRRLREAAGVSREAAGDAIRASHAKISRLELGRVGYKDRDVSDLLSLYGVTDEQERSEFLALARRASSPGWWQKYGDVLPGWFETLLGLEEAAGLIRNYQVQFVPGLLQTADYARAVTLLANAGAPEQEIQRKVDVRLRRQQVLDRPDAPKLWVVVDEAALRRPLGGADVMRGQVRHLLEMGTRKNITIQIAPFDIGGLAAAGGPIHIMRFTEPDLPDVVYLEQLTSALYLDKPDEVENYKLVMDRLCATAETHAGSMRILERLADEF; encoded by the coding sequence ATGTCAGCGTCACCGGAGCAGACGTCATCGGTACGCAGGGCACTCTCTCAGCAGCACGGAGGGCCCACGGTTCTTCGCATCCTGCTGGGCACACACCTGCGTCGGCTCCGGGAGGCCGCCGGCGTCTCCCGTGAGGCGGCCGGTGATGCGATCCGGGCGTCGCACGCCAAGATCAGCCGCCTTGAGCTCGGCCGCGTGGGGTACAAGGACCGCGACGTCTCCGACCTCCTCAGCCTCTACGGCGTCACGGACGAGCAGGAGCGCTCCGAGTTCCTGGCCCTCGCCCGCCGCGCCAGTTCCCCCGGCTGGTGGCAGAAGTACGGCGACGTGCTGCCCGGCTGGTTCGAGACGCTGCTCGGCCTCGAAGAGGCCGCGGGGCTGATCCGTAACTACCAGGTCCAGTTCGTCCCCGGGCTGCTCCAGACCGCGGACTACGCCCGCGCCGTCACGCTGCTGGCCAACGCGGGCGCGCCCGAGCAGGAGATCCAGCGCAAGGTCGACGTACGGCTGCGCCGCCAGCAGGTGCTGGACCGGCCGGACGCGCCGAAGCTGTGGGTCGTCGTCGACGAGGCCGCGCTGCGCCGTCCGCTCGGCGGGGCGGATGTCATGCGGGGCCAGGTCAGGCACCTGCTGGAGATGGGCACCCGGAAGAACATCACCATCCAGATCGCGCCCTTCGACATCGGCGGCCTCGCGGCGGCCGGCGGGCCGATACACATCATGCGCTTCACCGAGCCGGACCTGCCCGACGTCGTCTATCTGGAGCAGCTCACCAGCGCGCTCTACCTGGACAAGCCGGACGAGGTGGAGAACTACAAGCTGGTCATGGACCGGCTCTGCGCCACTGCCGAGACGCACGCGGGAAGCATGCGGATACTGGAGCGCCTGGCCGACGAGTTCTGA
- a CDS encoding DUF397 domain-containing protein, with amino-acid sequence MQQVMNGVPADQLAGITWRKSRFSNPNGECVEVAGLPGGDIAMRNSRDPGGPALIYTQAEITAFLLGAKDGQFDDLIVNSAARGPG; translated from the coding sequence ATGCAGCAGGTCATGAACGGTGTACCGGCGGATCAACTGGCCGGAATCACCTGGCGGAAGAGCCGATTCAGCAATCCGAACGGCGAGTGCGTGGAGGTCGCCGGACTCCCCGGCGGGGACATCGCGATGCGCAACTCGCGCGATCCGGGCGGACCGGCCCTCATCTACACACAGGCGGAGATCACCGCCTTCCTGCTCGGCGCGAAGGACGGCCAGTTCGACGATCTGATCGTCAACAGCGCGGCGCGGGGCCCCGGTTGA